tgagtctttttttttctttatgctGTTGTGAAGCTACGAATATTTTGGAAAGGGATTTTTCAGAACAATTTGATAAGGATAGGTAGATTTCGATGCCGAATTGAAACGCCACTTTTGTTTCAAACAGTTTAGTTAATTACCTTTCTTATGATCATGATTCATGAGGTAATTGTAGACTGCTTTTCGCCGAAGTCACTGTCTTTCTGAAGATTTCAGGGCCCAAGATGGTTAGTAATATTTACTGGTTTTCTGTTTCATCTGAAGATTCACCTCTGCAAGCCTGCATTTTTGCTTATCCTGAAGAACCCTGAATATTCATGCTTGCATACCACAtcgcagtttttttttctttcattttggTTTAATTAGCAGATGTAATTGTTGCCACAGTTGAAGAAACAACAGTAATTTTTCTTGCATTGACAGTGACAACTAATGCTGGATACTactaagctagctagccattGGTTGCTGCTCTTACAGTTACACTAGACCACTTTAGCTTGGGGAGCTTACACCGAAAATGGCAAGGCAGGTGATTGCCATTTGCAGTGCCAAGTGTATGTACATGTGTTTTGTCAAAATTTGGCAGAGATGGTGGGTGAAAATGGTGGTGGTTAGCCTCTGCCTCCTCCTGCCGtgcatggcatggcatggcatggcgTGGCGTGGACGTCGCCGTCGGTTAGAACTCGCGGGGGTCGACGAAGAGGtggcgtcccggcggcggcggcggcgccgcccagtCGTCGGCGTCGTGTTCGTCCGGGTTGAGGTTCTTGATGCACCAGACGTCCTCGTCGCAGCAGAAGCGGCGCCAccgcgggacggcggcggcggccgggtcgtcggGGGAgatgtcggcggcgacgacggcgcacgccgGGTTCTTGCGGGCGACGTTGTGGGCGTGGTGGCAGAGCGACCGGAGCAGCGCCGGGCCGTCCGGGCCGGACATGCGGAGGCCGTAGAGGAGGTAGGCGCCGAAGGGGCGGAAGATGTCCGGGATGGAGGGGAGGTGCAGCCACGGCGCACCGCGGTCGAGCGCCCGGAGCGCGGCGAGCGACGCGCGGAGCAGCGCCGGGGCGCCGCTCACGCGGAGGCTGAGCGAGCGTGTGGAGTCCCAGACGCTGAGCACGGCGAACGACGCGCcgtcagcggcgacggcgacgaaggtGCCGAGGGTGAGCTTGTGTGCGAGCAGCGCGGGCATGTCGGCGGGGAGGAACTCGGCGTCCTGCGGCGGGAGCAGCCGCGcgtacgccgccgcggcgacctcGGGGGGCAGCTGGAACACGCGGTGCCCCCTCGCCACCGGCAGCCGGTGCGCGTGCACCGGGTGGCCGATGAACTCCGGCCGCCTGAACGGCGCGTACCCGAACCTCCCCGTGAACAGCGCCAGCGACGCCGCGTTCGactccgtcgtcgccatcgtcgcgtGCTCCGCTCCCCTCGCCACGCACCACTCCTCCGCCCGCCTCACCAGCGCCGTCCCGATCCCCAGCCGCCTACAAACACAAACACAAATCACACCATCAGCCTTGCATTGGACGCCATTGCTGGAAGAAGCAAGAGCAATGTTGGTGTGCACCATGAATGATCAAAGGAATCACCTGTGAGATGGCGACACCCTGAGGCCGAGGAGGTTGGCGACCTTCACGAATGGCTTCTCCTGCTTCCCGCCACGGCTCACCGTCTTCACGCACGCCTTGATCACACccaccaccttcttcttctcctcctcctcgccgtactccgcCACCTGTAACACACACAAATCCAATCAACCACCATGTTAATTAACCATTCGTGTTCGTACATCTCGTCTGATCGGCTTAATtagagacatgatcatcaaccACACGATCATTTCATGGATGTTTATATGTAATGCATGTTTGTGAATCTGATCAGAATCGATTAGtttagattagattagttaGATCGATGATATTACCAGCATGACGTGTTCCGGGGCGTGGCGGACTCTGGCGAGCGGGTCGCCGATCTGCTCGACGCAGAGAGACATgctcgccttcttcttcttcgtcttcgtcttggtcttcttcttctccttggcggcggcgccgtcgccgtcgtcggcgtggTCGTGAACCGCGGCCATGTCGCCGGACAGGCCGACCTGGCACCGCCGCTccagctcctccaccgccggcaagTCCTTCTCCACGTCGAACTCCCTCACCCTCACCAACAccttcatcatcgtcgtcgtctccaccATGGCCGATCTCACCAGCTACAAGATCGATCTCTCACTAGCTCGATCTAGCTAGCTAAGGTTGCTGCAGCTCGAAGAGCTTAGCTtagctcgctgctgctgctgctgcaggggAGGAGGGGTGTGTGGCGCATTTATACACGTAGCAAATAATGGGCTATAGGGGCAGCAAGGGAACAATGGAGGCTTAATGTATAATAAGTTAATATAACCACCTCTAATGATCAATAGCCTTGCTGGATTTGATTAGTAGCATATTGTCTCCCTTTTCTTAATTTCCTCAACCAGTTAGTGTACCTAGTTTTTGTTATAAAAACATGCATGTATGGTTTAAGACAAAGGCGGCGGcttataagaagaaaaaaaagtatgtgTTTTTAAGCCGTCGGCGTGTGCCTCGCTTAATTGTAAGCTCCATTGTTTTGCTTATTGACTTATCAGCCGCACTGAAAATTTAAATATTGAAACTTAactttaaaattgattttgagattttttttcactagtttattttttatataggtttTAAATCggtaaaaatatatacacaaaAGTTTTATTTtcgttcaatttttctatggctTATCAGCTGTAGAGCAatgctttttctaaaaaaaaaggtagagaTATTTATCTTATAATCATTATATATTCAAGGTGGGTCAAGAGTTTACAAATGCACAAGAAACACGAGAGAGGTGCAGGCAAAGGCtggaaagaaggaaaaaaaaacaaaaaaaagaagatatataGAGGTACAGATAAACGAGATAAAGATGTAGAGCAAATGAGACGAGGAGGTACGTAcggttttttcttttccttcacaTGTAAGTACAAAATTGAATTTGccaattttatttgaaaatttcataactatttatatACCGTTTTGGACGGCTTATGGCttatctaattaattaagatcATGAATCGAGGCATGCATCCAGCAGCTAGGTCCTAGCTACGTAGAAATTTCATCTCTCCTTTCAATGTAGTGTGAACTATTGGTGCTAGCTAATTATAGTTGTGAATAGAAGACCACGGTTCTTAAGCATTTGTTTATGCTGGTTTTGAGTCATGGAGGTCGGTCGCTGACAGTTGATTAAAGGCGCCAAATCAACCTAGAGCTATAGCTAATTAATCCTACAAATATTTCTATATGCATGGAGTAGTATATAGCAGCTTTTTGAACACAGCAAGTAAGATTCTGCTCTCTCAAAATGTGTATGCGAAGTTCAGtttatttatttcatattataaagcGATCGATACGAATTAGGATCAATCGATAGGCCGGAGCCTAAGCAATTGTAGGGCATCCAAAACATATATTCCAAGCCAAGTCGATTTATATATCATGTGTGCTCCGGTCGCCTCCGGATTTACAGATGCAATATTATCCTTAATTCGTCTAAAAGAGACAAGATTGATTAACAAAAGAGATATATTGGTGAGATATAAAATAACAGAACCATACCTACCACCAAAGAATTAACGTCAACATCAAATCGTTGAGTTTGCATGTTCGTTCTGGTCTTGAACAAGTACTCGATTAGGCCGGAGTGATGGCTGCTGGTTAataatttggattttttttcttttgaacgaATAGCATCAGATGGTGTGAAGTTTTAGCTATTTATCGGAGCACGTATATTTTTTATTCAACTATCTTCAACAGACAAAAATCAAGAGTAATGTGAATTGGCAGCGCGTCTGCTGGCCAATAAAATACGGCGGCCTGCGGGTTTCTAACCTCATCAAGATGGGATGAGCTCTTCGCCTACGATGGCAATGGTATGAATGGACCTCCCCCGACAAACCATGGATTGGCTTGCAGATGCCATGCAATGAACAAGATACTCAGCTTTTCGTAGCCTCTACGTCAGTAACAATTGGAGATGGCAAGAAGGCCTTTTTTTGGGAGTCCCCATGGGCCTGCGATTCCTCTTTAAAGTCAATGGCGCAAAACCTCTACCACCACGCTAGAAGAAAAAAGAGGACAGTCGCAGAAGCCCTACAGGATAATACCTAGATCAATGACATCATATACAACTTGACAACGGTCCTTGTCGCTGAATTTTTCAAGGTCTTCGAACTATTTTAGACATCAGGTGTCACATTAACCCAAGGTGTTGAAGACATCATTCGATGGAAATGGACACCAAGCGGATCTTACACAGCAAAATCAGCCTATCAAATGCAGatcttgggcggcataccgtcCATATCGACAAACGTGATATGGAAATGCTGGGCGCCGTCAAAATGCAAATTTTTCGCTTGGCTGCTCCTCCAAAACAGAATTTGGACGGTTGATAGGCTACAGCAGAGGGAGTGGCCAAACAACTACTTCTGTCAGCTCTGCTTCAGAAACCTTGAGACAGCACAGCATCTCTTCTACGAATGCTCGATTACAAGTACACTCTGGGACGCCATAGCAACAAGGCTAGGCATCCCTCAGCTACGGCCACAAAACTGGCCCCAGACGGCAATCCTGGAGGACTGGTGGGTTCAGACCGTTCATGCAATGGCTAAGGAGAAAAGGAAGGGGGTCAAATCGATTCTAATCCTACTCTCCTGGGATATTTGGAAAGAGAGGAATAGCATGGTTTTCAGAAACTTAGAGACTCTGCCGCACCGAATCATTGACAAAGTGACCGACGAGATCTAGCTATGGTGCGCGGGAGGGGCAAAGGGCATCCAATGCCTGACGGTGAACAATCATGAAAGTGCAAATGACAACGTGTAGATCAGCATAGCCAACAACCCACACGCCTCCTTTTGTAGCTACACCCCTCCATAACcgccttcttttttctctttttctttgtaACCTCTAGCCTCCATGGCTATTGTACGGTGTTTCCCTTTACTTTAATACAAATACACCCCGTGGGGTTTAAAAAAGAGACAAAAATAGTTAAGTCAATAagtatttaactatttattggagcacatatattttttattcaacTACTTCCAATAAACAAAAATAGTTAAATCAAGAATACACATGCAACAAACAAAAATAGTTAAATCAAGAATATACATGCTCCGATAAATAGTTAAACACTTCGCACCATAAATTTAGTGCCACTCATTATATTTATGCAATGTTGTTGGTAATATCTAGATGGCTCTATCTAGATTGATATATGATAATTTGGCATCACAAGAAACTGATTAGGTACGTTTCTGAAGTAGGGAACTCAAAGTACGTGGAACCACGATCGATACATAAATGTAATTAGTACCATGCACCCCTTCTTTCATTTCTCTTCTTTCCCTCTGTTGTCTTCTTCGATCTTTTCTAATACACGTATGCATGTGagcaagagaaaagaaaaaggcttggCCGACATATATATTAATTCTAATAACGATATAATTGTCTCCATGTGTATATATAATGTATCAATATAAAGTG
The Oryza sativa Japonica Group chromosome 6, ASM3414082v1 DNA segment above includes these coding regions:
- the LOC107275998 gene encoding acetyl transferase GW6a-like codes for the protein MVETTTMMKVLVRVREFDVEKDLPAVEELERRCQVGLSGDMAAVHDHADDGDGAAAKEKKKTKTKTKKKKASMSLCVEQIGDPLARVRHAPEHVMLVAEYGEEEEKKKVVGVIKACVKTVSRGGKQEKPFVKVANLLGLRVSPSHRRLGIGTALVRRAEEWCVARGAEHATMATTESNAASLALFTGRFGYAPFRRPEFIGHPVHAHRLPVARGHRVFQLPPEVAAAAYARLLPPQDAEFLPADMPALLAHKLTLGTFVAVAADGASFAVLSVWDSTRSLSLRVSGAPALLRASLAALRALDRGAPWLHLPSIPDIFRPFGAYLLYGLRMSGPDGPALLRSLCHHAHNVARKNPACAVVAADISPDDPAAAAVPRWRRFCCDEDVWCIKNLNPDEHDADDWAAPPPPPGRHLFVDPREF